One region of Anaeromyxobacter paludicola genomic DNA includes:
- a CDS encoding NfeD family protein, with the protein MRRARVATFALLAAAGAALAASPPAAAPAPESARPRVVTLALSEPITAGSAEYLEAGLARAKQEGAALVAVTLDTPGGALEATREMVQAMLASEVPVAVWVGPAGARAGSAGVFLTLAAQVAAMHPASNIGAAHPVTGGGGDVEKEAGKDMAKKVENDTAAFARSIALARGRNAEWAEKAVRQSVSITAEEALRLKVVDAVLPDLPAVVAFADGRRVEVAGKPRVLKTRGATLEPLEKTVRQRTLSFLADPNVAAMLMLIGMLGLGLELYHPGSIVPGVIGAFCLFLAFLAARVIPVNAGAVVLLLAGAALLVLEAYTPNHGVAAAVGVACVAVGTLLFIDKGSPDYRFDPAAFSLSPLVVWPTPLAVCGLMLFVAWKVVRSRRERLQAGAPGLVGERGEALSEVGPGGGEVFVHGEYWRAFAAAPLPRGARVRVVAVDGLRLTVVADAGADGLEQVR; encoded by the coding sequence ATGCGGAGGGCCCGCGTCGCCACGTTCGCGCTGCTCGCCGCCGCGGGGGCGGCGCTGGCGGCGTCCCCGCCCGCGGCGGCCCCCGCGCCCGAGTCGGCGCGGCCGCGCGTCGTCACCCTGGCCCTCTCCGAGCCGATCACCGCCGGCTCGGCCGAGTACCTCGAGGCGGGCCTCGCCCGCGCCAAGCAGGAGGGGGCGGCGCTGGTGGCGGTCACGCTCGACACGCCGGGCGGCGCGCTCGAGGCCACGCGGGAGATGGTCCAGGCGATGCTCGCCTCCGAGGTGCCGGTGGCCGTCTGGGTGGGCCCGGCCGGCGCGCGGGCCGGCTCGGCCGGCGTGTTCCTCACGCTCGCGGCGCAGGTGGCCGCCATGCACCCGGCCTCGAACATCGGCGCGGCCCACCCGGTCACCGGGGGCGGCGGCGACGTGGAGAAGGAGGCCGGCAAGGACATGGCGAAGAAGGTGGAGAACGACACCGCCGCCTTCGCCCGCTCCATCGCCCTCGCCCGCGGCCGGAACGCCGAGTGGGCCGAGAAGGCGGTCCGGCAGAGCGTCTCGATCACCGCCGAGGAGGCGCTCCGGCTGAAGGTGGTGGACGCCGTCCTGCCCGACCTGCCCGCGGTGGTGGCCTTCGCCGACGGGCGCCGGGTGGAGGTGGCCGGGAAGCCGCGCGTCCTAAAGACCCGCGGCGCCACGCTCGAGCCGCTCGAGAAGACGGTGCGCCAGCGCACGCTCTCCTTCCTCGCCGACCCGAACGTCGCGGCGATGCTGATGCTCATCGGGATGCTCGGTCTCGGGCTCGAGCTCTACCACCCGGGCTCGATCGTGCCCGGCGTGATCGGCGCCTTCTGCCTGTTCCTGGCCTTCCTCGCCGCGCGGGTGATCCCGGTGAACGCCGGGGCGGTGGTGCTGCTCCTCGCCGGCGCGGCGCTGCTGGTGCTCGAGGCCTACACGCCCAACCACGGCGTGGCCGCCGCGGTGGGCGTCGCCTGCGTGGCGGTGGGGACCCTGCTCTTCATCGACAAGGGCTCCCCCGACTACCGCTTCGACCCGGCCGCCTTCTCGCTCTCGCCGCTCGTGGTCTGGCCGACCCCGCTCGCGGTCTGCGGCCTCATGCTCTTCGTGGCCTGGAAGGTGGTCCGCTCGCGGCGCGAGCGGCTCCAGGCCGGGGCGCCGGGGCTCGTCGGCGAGCGCGGGGAGGCCCTCTCGGAGGTCGGCCCGGGCGGGGGCGAGGTCTTCGTCCACGGCGAGTACTGGCGGGCCTTCGCCGCCGCGCCGCTGCCACGCGGGGCGCGCGTCCGGGTGGTGGCCGTGGACGGGCTGCGCCTCACGGTGGTGGCCGACGCGGGCGCGGACGGGTTAGAACAGGTGCGGTAG
- a CDS encoding type II CAAX endopeptidase family protein → MSLDLEPGGPAPHDPPPPPPEPERRAPGVAGFFVAVLLLYALPGALAQAASASLGLAWSELFAFLLPAALAAAGANLRPGRLLGLDRAPPVPALVLALLCGVAGFLTAGAVMALTTLALPASWVKAFDLTPLFGGPAWHRALLGLLASLLAPVCEEAAFRGYVQRTLLLRLRPAPAIGVTAVLFAAMHLDPVRFPALVVLGLLFGWLAWRAGSIWPAVAAHAVNNAIASLAAVLPSRPGPEAPARPLEALALLAGGALWLAALAAFYARLTPAPPAPAEALAPADPSLPSGRFALAKIPFPLRRAAVLGLVLLGLLGVRGAVRSARPTPAAGTRRASGIAPRGTAATPGDPRAGAAPR, encoded by the coding sequence GTGAGCCTCGACCTGGAACCGGGCGGCCCCGCGCCCCACGACCCGCCCCCGCCGCCCCCCGAGCCGGAGCGGCGGGCTCCCGGCGTGGCCGGCTTCTTCGTCGCGGTGCTGCTCCTCTACGCCCTCCCGGGCGCGCTGGCCCAGGCGGCGAGCGCCTCGCTGGGGCTCGCCTGGAGCGAGCTCTTCGCCTTCCTGCTCCCGGCGGCGCTGGCCGCGGCGGGCGCCAACCTGCGCCCCGGGCGCCTGCTCGGCCTCGACCGGGCGCCGCCGGTGCCGGCCCTGGTGCTCGCGCTCCTCTGCGGGGTGGCGGGGTTCCTGACCGCCGGGGCGGTGATGGCGCTCACCACGCTCGCGCTGCCGGCCTCCTGGGTGAAGGCCTTCGACCTCACCCCGCTCTTCGGCGGCCCCGCCTGGCACCGGGCCCTGCTCGGCCTCCTCGCGAGCCTGCTCGCGCCGGTCTGCGAGGAGGCGGCCTTCCGCGGCTACGTGCAGCGCACCCTCCTCCTGCGCCTGCGCCCCGCCCCGGCCATCGGCGTCACCGCGGTGCTCTTCGCGGCCATGCACCTCGACCCGGTCCGCTTCCCGGCGCTGGTCGTGCTCGGGCTGCTCTTCGGCTGGCTGGCGTGGCGCGCCGGCTCGATCTGGCCCGCGGTGGCGGCGCACGCCGTCAACAACGCCATCGCCTCGCTGGCGGCGGTGCTCCCGTCGCGCCCCGGCCCCGAGGCGCCGGCGCGGCCGCTCGAGGCCCTGGCGCTCCTTGCCGGCGGGGCGCTCTGGCTCGCTGCCCTGGCCGCCTTCTACGCCCGCCTCACCCCGGCGCCGCCCGCCCCCGCGGAGGCGCTCGCGCCCGCCGACCCGTCGCTCCCCTCGGGCCGCTTCGCGCTCGCGAAGATCCCCTTCCCGCTCCGCCGCGCGGCGGTGCTGGGGCTCGTGCTGCTCGGGCTCCTCGGCGTGCGGGGCGCGGTGCGGTCCGCGCGGCCTACGCCTGCCGCCGGTACACGAAGAGCTTCAGGTATCGCCCCTCGCGGAACTGCGGCGACACCGGGTGATCCGCGGGCTGGCGCCGCTCCTCGATGA
- the coaBC gene encoding bifunctional phosphopantothenoylcysteine decarboxylase/phosphopantothenate--cysteine ligase CoaBC — protein sequence MSFRDRTVVLGVGGGIAAYKACELARLVVKGGGRVRVAMTPAATRFVGPLTFQAISGATVATDLLDPEQERSYGHLALARQADLFVVAPATADLIARLRAGMGDDAVTTSALAMTCPVLVAPAMNTRMWGNAAVQENLAALRARGWHVVGPGAGELADGDVGEGRLAEPAEIAAAAERLLGRRDLEGRRVVVTAGPTREPIDPVRFVSNPSTGKMGYAIARAARRRGAEVVLVSGPVSLEPPPGVKVVRVGAAEELARALLAEVDAADLVVAAAAVSDYRPKRPSDRKLKKSDGEESIVFTRTPDALLAAGERFAGRAGAPVLVGFAAETEDLVENARGKLARKRLDLVVANQVGAPGAGFGGDRNAVLLVEAAGTPREVAGTKDEVAEAILDRAVELLGAKRPRG from the coding sequence ATGAGCTTCCGGGACCGGACGGTGGTGCTGGGCGTCGGCGGCGGGATCGCGGCCTACAAGGCGTGCGAGCTGGCGCGCCTGGTGGTGAAGGGCGGCGGGCGGGTGCGCGTCGCCATGACGCCGGCCGCGACCCGCTTCGTGGGGCCGCTCACCTTCCAGGCCATCTCCGGCGCGACGGTCGCGACCGACCTCCTCGACCCGGAGCAGGAGCGGTCGTACGGCCACCTCGCGCTGGCCCGGCAGGCGGACCTGTTCGTGGTGGCGCCCGCCACCGCCGACCTCATCGCCCGGCTGCGCGCCGGGATGGGCGACGACGCGGTGACGACGAGCGCGCTCGCCATGACCTGCCCGGTGCTCGTCGCCCCCGCCATGAACACGCGGATGTGGGGCAACGCAGCGGTGCAGGAGAACCTCGCCGCGCTGCGGGCGCGCGGCTGGCACGTCGTCGGGCCCGGGGCGGGGGAGCTCGCCGACGGCGACGTGGGGGAGGGGCGGCTCGCCGAGCCGGCCGAGATCGCCGCCGCGGCGGAGCGGCTGCTCGGGCGGCGCGACCTCGAGGGGCGCCGGGTGGTCGTGACCGCCGGGCCGACCCGCGAGCCCATCGACCCGGTCCGCTTCGTCTCCAACCCCTCCACCGGCAAGATGGGCTACGCGATCGCGCGGGCCGCCCGGCGCCGTGGCGCCGAGGTGGTGCTGGTCTCGGGTCCGGTGTCGCTCGAGCCGCCGCCCGGCGTGAAGGTGGTGCGGGTGGGCGCCGCCGAGGAGCTCGCCCGCGCCCTGCTCGCCGAGGTGGACGCGGCCGACCTCGTCGTCGCCGCCGCGGCGGTCTCCGACTACCGGCCGAAGCGCCCCTCGGACCGCAAGCTCAAGAAGAGCGACGGGGAGGAGTCGATCGTCTTCACGCGCACCCCGGACGCGCTCCTGGCCGCCGGCGAGCGGTTCGCGGGGCGGGCCGGGGCGCCGGTGCTGGTCGGCTTCGCCGCCGAGACCGAGGACCTCGTCGAGAACGCCCGCGGCAAGCTCGCGCGCAAGCGGCTCGACCTGGTGGTGGCGAACCAGGTGGGCGCGCCCGGCGCCGGCTTCGGCGGCGACCGGAACGCCGTGCTCCTGGTCGAGGCCGCGGGGACGCCGCGCGAGGTGGCGGGCACGAAGGACGAGGTGGCCGAGGCGATCCTCGACCGCGCGGTCGAGCTGCTCGGCGCGAAGCGGCCGCGGGGCTGA
- a CDS encoding zinc dependent phospholipase C family protein, with the protein MRSARVLRALSLLALASVALAVLLAPSPALAWGPLAHLNFSAQALANLAVAQPSVRGLLQDFGNEFLYGSLAADIVVGKNLARYVYHCHNWRVGFSVLKQARDPSEKAFSLGFLAHLSADTVAHNYFVPYKTVYSFHKARTRHAYWELRYDQRMDLALSRLARRVSARPYRGHDAFLKRALGPASVLPFAVSKKLFGSLLASARTERFQELSRLALAPERSLLLEPDLVTETDELAVQAILGLLAEGERCRAATADATGARNIRMAQELRKQLKLRAGRPGLPRSDAHLMAEETRESFRKAIHGKLVLPPSLARLAA; encoded by the coding sequence ATGCGCAGCGCTCGCGTCCTCCGCGCCCTCTCGCTCCTCGCCCTCGCCTCGGTGGCGCTCGCCGTCCTCCTCGCGCCCAGCCCGGCCCTCGCCTGGGGCCCGCTGGCGCACCTCAACTTCTCGGCCCAGGCGCTCGCCAACCTGGCGGTGGCCCAGCCCTCCGTGCGGGGCCTGCTCCAGGACTTCGGGAACGAGTTCCTCTACGGCTCCCTCGCCGCCGACATCGTCGTCGGCAAGAACCTCGCCCGCTACGTCTACCACTGCCACAACTGGCGGGTCGGCTTCAGCGTGCTGAAGCAGGCCCGCGACCCGTCGGAGAAGGCCTTCTCGCTCGGCTTCCTCGCCCACCTCTCGGCCGACACCGTCGCCCACAACTACTTCGTCCCCTACAAGACGGTCTACTCGTTCCACAAGGCGCGCACCCGCCACGCCTACTGGGAGCTCCGCTACGACCAGCGCATGGACCTCGCGCTCTCCCGGCTGGCGCGCCGGGTGTCGGCGCGGCCGTACCGCGGCCACGACGCCTTCCTGAAGCGGGCGCTCGGCCCGGCCTCGGTGCTGCCGTTCGCGGTCTCGAAGAAGCTGTTCGGCTCGCTCCTCGCGAGCGCGCGGACCGAGCGGTTCCAGGAGCTCTCGCGGCTCGCCCTCGCCCCGGAGCGCAGCCTCCTGCTCGAGCCCGACCTGGTCACCGAGACCGACGAGCTCGCCGTGCAGGCGATCCTGGGGCTCCTCGCCGAGGGAGAGCGCTGCCGCGCCGCCACCGCCGACGCCACCGGGGCGAGGAACATCCGGATGGCCCAGGAGCTGCGCAAGCAGCTCAAGCTCCGCGCCGGGCGCCCGGGGCTGCCGCGCTCCGACGCGCACCTCATGGCCGAGGAGACGCGCGAGAGCTTCCGCAAGGCGATCCACGGCAAGCTGGTGCTGCCGCCCAGCCTGGCGAGGCTCGCGGCCTAG
- a CDS encoding uracil-DNA glycosylase, which yields MAPPAYALTDKGCGSPALVGIRGDVGECARCKLGATRTRLVFGVGNPDADLMFVGEGPGADEDLQGEPFVGKAGQLLTKMIEAMGFARGDVYIANVVKCRPPGNRNPEPDEIEACEPFLKAQIAAVRPKVIVALGKFAVATLLRDPTPISKVRGQWRSYEGVKLMPTFHPAYLLRSPQEKGKAWEDLKLVMREFGKVPPGR from the coding sequence TTGGCCCCGCCGGCCTACGCGCTCACCGACAAGGGGTGCGGCTCGCCGGCGCTGGTCGGGATCCGCGGCGACGTCGGCGAGTGCGCGCGGTGCAAGCTCGGCGCGACCCGCACCCGGCTCGTCTTCGGCGTCGGCAACCCGGACGCGGACCTCATGTTCGTGGGCGAGGGGCCGGGCGCCGACGAGGACCTGCAGGGCGAGCCCTTCGTCGGCAAGGCGGGGCAGCTCCTCACGAAGATGATCGAGGCCATGGGCTTCGCGCGCGGCGACGTCTACATCGCCAACGTGGTGAAGTGCCGGCCGCCCGGGAACCGGAACCCGGAGCCGGACGAGATCGAGGCCTGCGAGCCGTTTCTCAAGGCCCAGATCGCGGCGGTGAGGCCGAAGGTGATCGTGGCGCTCGGCAAGTTCGCGGTGGCGACGCTGCTCCGGGACCCCACCCCCATCAGCAAGGTGCGCGGCCAGTGGCGGAGCTACGAGGGCGTGAAGCTCATGCCCACCTTCCACCCCGCCTACCTGCTGCGCAGCCCCCAGGAGAAGGGGAAGGCCTGGGAGGATCTGAAGCTCGTGATGAGGGAGTTCGGCAAGGTTCCGCCGGGGAGGTAG
- a CDS encoding slipin family protein has protein sequence MQSLGLLVPIGLVVAWFVSGLRIINEYEQGVVLRLGRYVGLRTAGLKWIVPFVDKMIVIDMRVTAEQVPPQDVITRDNVSVKVSAVIYFRVLQAERAFLQVTDFLFATSQMAQTTLRSVLGQLEMDDLLSQREKINRQLQEIIDRHTEPWGVKVTAVEVKQVDLPEEMRRAMAKQAEAERERRSKIIAAEGEFQAAEKLGQAADVITRSPGALQLRYMQTLVEIATEKNSTILFPLPIELVKPFLQMAEKGEK, from the coding sequence ATGCAGTCGCTCGGCTTGCTCGTCCCCATCGGCCTCGTGGTCGCCTGGTTCGTCTCCGGGCTCCGCATCATCAACGAGTACGAGCAGGGGGTGGTGCTGCGGCTCGGGCGCTACGTGGGGCTCCGCACCGCGGGGCTCAAGTGGATCGTCCCGTTCGTGGACAAGATGATCGTCATCGACATGCGCGTCACCGCCGAGCAGGTGCCGCCGCAGGACGTCATCACCCGCGACAACGTCTCGGTGAAGGTGTCGGCGGTCATCTACTTCCGGGTGCTGCAGGCGGAGCGCGCCTTCCTGCAGGTGACCGACTTCCTCTTCGCCACGAGCCAGATGGCCCAGACCACGCTCCGCTCGGTGCTGGGCCAGCTCGAGATGGACGACCTCCTCTCGCAGCGCGAGAAGATCAACCGACAGCTGCAGGAGATCATCGACCGGCACACCGAGCCCTGGGGCGTGAAGGTGACCGCCGTCGAGGTGAAGCAGGTGGACCTGCCGGAGGAGATGCGCCGGGCCATGGCCAAGCAGGCCGAGGCGGAGCGCGAGCGCCGGTCCAAGATCATCGCCGCCGAGGGCGAGTTCCAGGCCGCCGAGAAGCTGGGCCAGGCGGCCGACGTCATCACCCGCAGCCCGGGCGCGCTGCAGCTGCGCTACATGCAGACCCTGGTCGAGATCGCGACCGAGAAGAACTCCACCATCCTCTTCCCGCTCCCCATCGAGCTCGTGAAGCCCTTCCTGCAGATGGCGGAGAAGGGGGAGAAGTAG